In Companilactobacillus allii, one genomic interval encodes:
- a CDS encoding lactonase family protein yields MLEKVLFSGYTSKTGKGVYQAELDSDTGKLSAPKTLVELTGPTYIDVTNDLKLISLAKKDGKGGIVTYDISGDKAKLLDEDFSEETSPSYVKFDESRSLIFSAYFHLSKVKIDHLTKDGKIEHYSEIHFEGSGPRPEQDQSKPHYSALTPDGKLIICDYGADRIYIYNIDDPKNPKQLNEFIAPSGYAPRHLVFNPTKPYVYIACELSSKVLVMEYNATDSNLTLVDEIEVAKDEQKNTTAAIRISKDGNFLYVSTRGADTIATLSVSPDGDRLKKLNTVKTMGNGPRDFELDPSGKYLVVANQDSDNVSIFTRSSNKGALNLLEENISIPECVCVHFI; encoded by the coding sequence ATGTTAGAAAAAGTTCTCTTTAGTGGTTATACAAGCAAAACTGGAAAAGGAGTTTATCAAGCTGAATTGGATTCAGATACTGGTAAACTATCAGCTCCTAAGACATTAGTTGAACTAACTGGTCCAACTTATATTGATGTAACAAATGATTTGAAACTAATCTCCCTTGCCAAAAAAGACGGTAAAGGTGGCATTGTCACTTACGATATCAGTGGTGATAAAGCAAAATTACTCGATGAAGATTTCTCTGAAGAAACTTCACCTTCTTACGTAAAATTTGATGAAAGTCGTAGTTTGATTTTTAGTGCCTACTTCCATCTAAGCAAAGTTAAGATCGATCATTTAACAAAAGATGGTAAAATCGAACACTATTCAGAAATTCACTTTGAAGGCTCTGGCCCACGTCCAGAACAAGATCAATCCAAGCCCCACTACTCAGCTCTTACACCAGATGGTAAATTGATCATTTGTGATTATGGTGCCGATCGTATATATATCTACAATATTGATGACCCAAAGAATCCAAAACAACTCAACGAATTCATCGCCCCATCAGGTTACGCTCCTAGACATTTGGTATTTAATCCAACTAAACCATATGTCTATATTGCCTGTGAATTATCTTCAAAAGTTCTTGTAATGGAGTACAATGCAACCGACTCAAACTTGACTTTGGTTGACGAAATCGAAGTTGCAAAAGATGAACAAAAAAACACTACCGCTGCAATACGTATTTCTAAAGATGGTAACTTCCTTTATGTATCAACACGTGGAGCTGACACTATCGCTACATTATCAGTTTCTCCAGATGGAGATCGTCTAAAGAAACTTAACACAGTTAAGACTATGGGTAATGGACCAAGAGACTTCGAACTTGATCCTTCAGGAAAATACTTAGTCGTTGCCAACCAAGATTCTGATAATGTAAGCATTTTCACACGTAGTTCAAACAAAGGTGCACTAAATCTTCTAGAAGAAAATATTTCCATTCCTGAGTGTGTATGTGTACACTTTATTTAG
- a CDS encoding GTP pyrophosphokinase, with amino-acid sequence MAEIKWNEFLIPYSQAVDELKIKFRDLRKEFLEKNEHSPIEFVTGRVKTIDSIKEKMQRRYISEGLLEQDMQDIAGIRIQCQFVEDIYDVARLLHIREDMRVIEERDYIANSKSSGYRSYHVVIEYPIQTAKGQKNILAEIQIRTLAMNFWSTIEHSLNYKYKGDFPEEINERLKRAAEASFMLDEEMSKIREEIQDAQKYFTDRKRDTNNTTEHNDK; translated from the coding sequence ATGGCAGAAATCAAATGGAACGAATTTTTGATACCTTATTCACAGGCAGTGGATGAGTTAAAGATAAAATTCAGAGACCTTCGTAAGGAGTTCTTAGAAAAGAACGAACACTCACCAATTGAATTTGTTACTGGTCGTGTTAAAACAATTGATAGTATTAAAGAAAAAATGCAACGTCGCTATATATCTGAAGGTTTACTAGAACAAGATATGCAAGATATCGCGGGAATTAGAATTCAATGCCAATTTGTTGAAGATATCTATGATGTCGCTAGATTATTGCATATCAGAGAAGACATGCGTGTGATTGAGGAACGTGATTATATTGCTAATAGTAAGTCGAGTGGATATAGGTCGTATCATGTTGTTATTGAATATCCAATTCAAACAGCTAAAGGTCAAAAAAATATTCTAGCAGAGATTCAAATTAGGACTTTGGCAATGAACTTTTGGTCGACAATTGAGCATTCGCTTAATTATAAGTACAAAGGGGATTTCCCAGAGGAAATAAATGAACGTCTGAAACGTGCGGCTGAGGCTTCATTCATGTTGGATGAAGAGATGTCAAAAATCAGAGAAGAAATTCAGGATGCACAAAAGTACTTTACTGATCGCAAACGTGATACAAATAATACGACGGAGCATAATGACAAATGA
- a CDS encoding S-ribosylhomocysteine lyase codes for MAKVESFTLDHTKVKAPYVRLITEEHGEKGDAISNFDLRLVQPNENAIPTAGLHTIEHLLAGLLRDRLDGVIDCSPFGCRTGFHLITWGEHSTTEVAEALKGALDDIANKVEWKDVQGTDKYSCGNYRDHSLFSAKEWSKKILEEGISNDPYERHVI; via the coding sequence ATGGCAAAAGTTGAAAGTTTCACATTGGATCACACAAAGGTTAAGGCACCATACGTTAGATTGATCACAGAAGAACATGGAGAAAAAGGAGACGCTATTTCAAACTTTGATCTACGTCTAGTTCAACCAAACGAGAACGCTATTCCAACTGCTGGATTACATACTATTGAACATCTATTGGCAGGATTATTGAGAGATCGTTTGGACGGAGTCATTGATTGTTCACCATTTGGTTGTCGTACTGGTTTCCACTTGATCACTTGGGGAGAACACTCAACTACTGAGGTCGCAGAAGCACTGAAGGGTGCACTTGATGATATTGCCAACAAAGTAGAATGGAAAGATGTCCAAGGAACAGACAAGTACAGTTGTGGTAACTATCGTGATCATTCACTATTTTCAGCTAAGGAATGGTCAAAGAAGATTCTTGAAGAAGGAATCAGCAATGATCCATATGAAAGACACGTTATCTAG
- a CDS encoding DsbA family protein: MWEVFIYINPVCSYCLKVEQSIIDFTRKHEIETQYHFVTNYNMETINEYIQLQGYKLCDLDQRSKATQEVEEAARLYKAASCQGNKKARNFLMNLQEQINVLNNPFSDETIKTAIVNSGLDYKSIMSEKNSACVDLGIKRDKQLSKEMHIEKAPTIVIFDNDNPEKPGLMINDFGSKVSEEIINQNLTAMLESTMPETKPTYINNNTVISLDQFRR; encoded by the coding sequence ATGTGGGAAGTTTTCATATATATTAATCCCGTATGTTCATATTGTCTAAAAGTCGAACAGTCAATTATTGACTTCACAAGGAAACATGAAATTGAAACACAATATCATTTTGTTACCAATTACAACATGGAAACAATTAATGAGTATATTCAATTACAAGGTTACAAATTATGTGATTTAGATCAACGTTCAAAAGCCACACAAGAAGTAGAAGAAGCAGCTCGCCTCTACAAAGCAGCATCATGCCAAGGAAACAAAAAAGCTCGTAATTTCTTGATGAATCTTCAAGAACAAATCAACGTGCTTAATAATCCTTTCAGTGATGAAACAATCAAAACAGCTATTGTTAACAGTGGTTTGGACTATAAATCCATAATGAGTGAAAAAAATAGTGCCTGTGTAGACTTGGGGATTAAACGGGACAAACAGCTTTCAAAGGAAATGCATATTGAAAAAGCTCCAACGATCGTTATTTTCGATAATGATAATCCAGAAAAGCCTGGTCTTATGATCAACGACTTTGGTAGTAAGGTATCTGAAGAGATTATCAATCAAAATCTAACAGCGATGTTAGAATCAACAATGCCAGAAACAAAGCCAACATATATTAACAACAACACAGTAATAAGTCTCGATCAATTCAGAAGATAA
- a CDS encoding adaptor protein MecA: MEMDRLNDNTIRVILSTQDLQDRGVTVLDLLGNKKQIETFFYSILDEVDKDHVFTNNEPVTFQIMPNKQGLELLISKNDEADDAGSLPLNTLQDSNDTEDNSFEFDNAKLGNDEYDEDTAPYLNDPDTPTKAIIVEFKNFEDYVQLADLLHLESGVSNLWEYQGIYYLQLILFTDEMHDMTYNDVLAMLSEYSFKTKVTAAVLSEYGKKVMSKTALELTRYYFKN; this comes from the coding sequence ATGGAAATGGATCGACTTAATGATAATACAATCAGAGTCATTCTTAGTACGCAGGATTTGCAAGATCGCGGAGTTACTGTTTTGGATTTGTTGGGAAATAAAAAACAGATTGAGACATTCTTCTATAGTATTTTGGATGAAGTTGATAAAGATCATGTTTTCACGAATAATGAACCAGTGACTTTTCAAATTATGCCTAACAAACAAGGACTAGAGTTACTTATTAGCAAGAATGATGAGGCTGATGATGCTGGTTCATTGCCATTAAATACGTTGCAAGATTCAAACGATACTGAAGATAATTCATTTGAATTTGATAATGCAAAGTTAGGTAACGATGAGTACGATGAGGATACTGCACCATACTTGAATGACCCTGACACACCTACGAAGGCAATTATTGTTGAATTTAAGAACTTTGAGGATTACGTTCAACTTGCTGATTTATTGCACTTAGAGAGTGGAGTTTCTAATCTTTGGGAATATCAAGGTATATACTACTTACAATTGATTCTGTTTACAGATGAGATGCATGATATGACCTACAACGATGTTTTAGCTATGTTAAGTGAATATAGCTTCAAGACAAAGGTTACTGCTGCTGTATTGTCTGAATATGGTAAGAAGGTTATGAGTAAGACAGCTTTGGAATTAACTAGATATTACTTTAAAAACTAA
- a CDS encoding copper homeostasis protein CutC, producing MFKEICVENFTTIPQAVLAGANRIELNDNLAVGGTSPSTGVLQEATKYLQEKHIPLVEMIRPRGGNFVYNDIEIKMMEADLFQAQKLGVDAVCFGALTKTGEIDEEAVEQLIAASSGMQIVFHMAFDDIPDDKKLSAMDWLVDKGVDRILTHGGPLSIPISETLDNLKKYIDYADGRITIVPGGGITYENCDHVSDVLGVKELHGTRLIDLE from the coding sequence ATCTTTAAAGAAATTTGTGTAGAAAATTTTACAACTATTCCTCAAGCTGTCTTAGCCGGTGCCAATAGGATCGAGCTTAATGACAATCTAGCCGTTGGTGGTACTAGTCCAAGTACTGGTGTCTTACAAGAAGCTACAAAGTACCTTCAAGAAAAGCATATCCCATTAGTTGAAATGATACGACCACGTGGTGGAAACTTTGTTTATAACGATATTGAAATAAAAATGATGGAAGCAGACCTATTTCAAGCTCAAAAACTCGGAGTTGATGCTGTTTGTTTCGGTGCATTGACTAAGACTGGTGAAATCGATGAAGAAGCTGTTGAACAATTGATTGCTGCAAGTTCAGGGATGCAAATAGTTTTCCACATGGCCTTTGATGATATTCCTGATGACAAAAAGTTATCTGCCATGGATTGGTTAGTTGATAAAGGTGTTGATCGTATCCTCACTCACGGTGGACCACTAAGTATCCCTATCTCTGAAACACTAGATAATCTGAAAAAGTACATTGATTATGCAGATGGTAGAATCACTATCGTTCCCGGTGGTGGTATCACTTATGAAAATTGTGACCATGTTTCTGATGTTTTAGGTGTTAAAGAATTACACGGTACGCGTTTGATTGATTTGGAATAG
- a CDS encoding RluA family pseudouridine synthase encodes MANNRFLKFTINSTDKKIIRKFLSHQNFSSSQLRNLKNKGGQIFVNHKKRHLDFRMKTGDSLLVVLSEEIPADIIEPMQGKLDVIYEDDYLLVVNKPPGLASLPTRARTSRTMSNIVKYYLEENHENSTIHLVTRLDRDTSGLMVFAKNSFTHSLLDQILHSQDFQKYYLALIYGQMTPSLGLIDLPIGIDPDAFYLRNIDQNGKASKTEYKTIANYKTASLLKLKLLTGRTHQIRVHLSAMGHPIIGDEMYSHRKDSRISRQALHCYELKIVHPVTHELLNLKAPIPQDMVLLRSALEG; translated from the coding sequence ATGGCGAACAATAGATTTTTAAAGTTCACAATAAATAGTACGGATAAAAAAATAATCCGTAAATTTCTAAGCCATCAGAATTTCTCTTCAAGTCAGCTTCGTAATCTGAAAAATAAAGGTGGACAGATCTTTGTAAACCACAAGAAACGTCATTTGGACTTTAGAATGAAAACAGGTGACAGTTTATTAGTTGTCTTAAGTGAAGAGATACCAGCAGATATCATTGAACCAATGCAGGGCAAATTGGACGTGATTTATGAAGATGATTATTTATTAGTTGTGAATAAACCGCCAGGGTTGGCTAGTTTACCTACCAGAGCAAGAACAAGTAGAACGATGTCTAATATCGTTAAGTATTATTTAGAAGAGAATCATGAGAATAGTACCATCCACTTGGTGACAAGACTGGATCGTGATACTTCTGGTTTAATGGTTTTTGCGAAGAACTCGTTTACGCATTCATTGTTGGACCAAATACTTCATTCACAAGATTTCCAAAAATATTATTTAGCACTTATTTATGGGCAAATGACACCTAGTTTGGGCTTGATCGATCTACCGATAGGAATCGATCCGGATGCCTTTTATTTACGAAATATTGATCAAAATGGTAAGGCGTCTAAAACGGAATATAAAACAATTGCAAATTATAAAACGGCTAGTTTATTAAAATTGAAGTTATTAACAGGTAGAACACACCAGATACGGGTGCATCTATCAGCTATGGGACATCCAATTATTGGGGATGAGATGTATAGTCATAGGAAAGACTCAAGAATAAGTCGTCAAGCACTACATTGTTATGAATTAAAGATCGTCCATCCAGTAACGCATGAGTTACTGAATTTAAAGGCACCAATTCCTCAAGATATGGTATTGTTAAGGAGTGCCTTAGAGGGGTGA
- a CDS encoding MetQ/NlpA family ABC transporter substrate-binding protein, producing MRKKWHKIIGTILLTLSIFILAGCGKSASANTNKTITVGSQGSDLEIWQHIAKSSQAKSAGLKIKVKEITDGAQLNKATTEGEVDVNAFQSWSYYQAYNKQNPNGKLAALGTTYLEPLGIYSKKYKKISDIPDGTTIAIANNPANTSRDLLLLQKAGLITLDKGFDALSNTKDIKSNPKNLKFKEIDDTTGPRVLNDVDVVLISNTVALDGGLHVLTDSIYHESVDQSTKDNVNILATAKKNKNNAQYKKLVKLYHNKKIQKYINKKYYGTKIEVNKPLSYLK from the coding sequence ATGAGAAAAAAGTGGCACAAAATTATTGGAACAATATTACTAACATTATCAATATTTATTTTGGCAGGTTGTGGAAAGAGTGCATCAGCCAATACAAATAAAACTATCACAGTTGGTTCGCAAGGGTCCGACTTAGAGATTTGGCAACATATCGCCAAAAGTTCACAGGCCAAATCAGCTGGATTGAAGATCAAAGTTAAAGAGATTACTGATGGCGCTCAATTGAACAAAGCAACAACCGAAGGTGAGGTTGATGTTAACGCCTTTCAATCTTGGTCTTATTATCAAGCCTATAATAAACAAAATCCAAATGGAAAGTTAGCAGCATTGGGAACAACTTATCTTGAACCATTAGGTATTTATTCTAAGAAGTACAAAAAAATTAGTGACATACCTGATGGAACAACTATAGCAATCGCTAATAATCCAGCTAATACATCAAGAGACCTGTTGTTATTACAAAAGGCAGGATTGATAACTCTTGATAAGGGATTTGATGCTTTGAGCAATACCAAGGATATCAAGAGCAATCCTAAGAATTTGAAGTTTAAGGAGATTGACGATACCACCGGCCCACGTGTCTTGAATGATGTGGATGTTGTATTGATCTCTAACACTGTTGCATTAGATGGCGGTCTGCATGTTCTTACAGATTCGATATATCACGAAAGTGTTGATCAAAGTACTAAAGATAACGTCAATATTTTGGCCACAGCAAAGAAGAACAAGAATAACGCACAATACAAAAAGCTCGTTAAGCTATATCACAATAAGAAAATTCAAAAATATATTAATAAGAAGTACTATGGAACAAAGATAGAAGTAAATAAACCATTATCATATTTGAAATAA
- the mgtE gene encoding magnesium transporter produces the protein MDENEKRLQEKFAQLKKYLDKGDKKRFRKTYLDMHFYDQSTFYLTLDKPERLSLYSLLEPDELGDMFDTIEDDLPEIPEYLKEMDLEFAAEMLNDMYDDNAADVLEHLEKSDVDRFLGQMPRADANNLRGLLHYDTETAGGIMTTDYVQFHEQETAANAIKDLRSFAETAETIYYLYVLDNHDDLVGVMSLRDLILLDPGDKLGEKMNSDVITVNVDAEQAEVAQIFRDYEFLAVPVVDHANQMVGIITVDDVIEVIDDESLQDYSGLAGVSVDETTQDSPLRAASKRLPWLITLLLLSMITATLINHYENLLAEASILAVFISTITGTAGNAGTQSLAVAVRRLAVEEIDRHEFFKLIVKELLTGFITGVVTGISVTVLVGVWKHNFILGMVIGLAMCAAITVANLAGSLIPMLMSSFGFDPAVASGPFISTLSDLTSVLIYFSIAGMFLQSFTSM, from the coding sequence ATGGATGAAAATGAGAAAAGACTGCAAGAAAAATTTGCACAGTTAAAGAAATATTTGGATAAAGGTGATAAGAAAAGATTCAGAAAAACCTATCTGGATATGCATTTTTATGACCAGAGTACCTTTTATCTTACCCTAGATAAACCAGAAAGATTAAGTCTGTATTCACTGCTTGAGCCCGATGAATTGGGTGATATGTTTGACACGATTGAAGACGACTTACCAGAGATCCCTGAGTATTTAAAAGAGATGGATCTGGAGTTTGCGGCTGAAATGTTGAACGATATGTATGATGATAATGCGGCCGATGTGTTGGAACATTTGGAGAAGTCCGACGTTGATAGATTCTTAGGCCAAATGCCTAGAGCTGACGCCAACAATCTACGTGGATTATTGCACTATGATACAGAAACAGCCGGTGGTATTATGACCACTGACTATGTTCAGTTTCACGAACAAGAGACTGCCGCTAATGCTATAAAAGATTTACGTAGTTTTGCGGAAACAGCTGAGACTATCTATTATCTTTATGTTTTAGATAATCATGATGATCTAGTTGGTGTAATGTCCTTACGTGACTTGATTCTATTGGATCCAGGTGACAAGTTAGGTGAGAAGATGAATAGCGATGTTATCACTGTTAACGTTGATGCTGAACAGGCAGAAGTTGCTCAAATTTTTAGAGATTACGAGTTCTTGGCTGTTCCAGTTGTTGACCATGCCAATCAGATGGTTGGTATTATAACGGTTGATGATGTTATTGAAGTTATTGATGATGAATCATTACAAGATTATTCAGGACTTGCCGGTGTTAGTGTCGATGAGACAACACAAGATAGTCCATTAAGGGCAGCCTCCAAGCGTTTGCCTTGGTTGATAACTTTGTTGTTATTAAGTATGATCACTGCAACTTTAATTAATCATTATGAGAATCTTTTGGCAGAGGCCAGTATTTTAGCAGTATTTATTTCAACCATCACTGGTACTGCAGGTAATGCTGGTACACAGAGTTTGGCTGTTGCTGTTAGAAGATTGGCAGTCGAAGAGATTGATCGTCATGAATTTTTCAAGTTAATAGTTAAAGAATTATTAACAGGATTTATCACCGGTGTCGTTACAGGTATATCCGTAACGGTGTTGGTAGGAGTGTGGAAGCATAATTTCATATTAGGAATGGTTATTGGACTGGCCATGTGTGCCGCTATAACGGTGGCTAATCTGGCTGGAAGCCTTATTCCAATGCTAATGTCTAGTTTTGGATTCGATCCCGCCGTAGCGAGTGGTCCATTTATCTCTACACTTAGTGATTTAACTAGTGTGTTGATTTACTTCAGTATTGCTGGAATGTTCTTGCAATCATTTACTAGTATGTGA
- a CDS encoding NAD kinase produces MKFWVNNNNKEQSVAASDKLRQALVDSGMEQSRRNPALVISVGGDGTLLSTFHAYAAHLDTVKFLALHTGHLGFYSDWTDQEIDELVDCIVKCQENIPSTSYPLLDIKVDREEGESFHGIAINETVVRRLSALTMKTRVNLDGEFFENFRGDGLCFSTPTGSTAYSKAIGGALIHPKISVYQMVEIASINNRVYRTISSPIIIPHNQQVDLYPHRADDYVITCDGISTKLKNVKKISIKLNSQRAQFAQYRHRHFWTRVETAFLGQDGEQ; encoded by the coding sequence ATGAAATTTTGGGTGAATAATAACAATAAAGAGCAGTCAGTAGCTGCCTCAGATAAGTTAAGACAAGCATTGGTAGATAGTGGTATGGAACAAAGTCGTCGTAATCCAGCACTAGTGATTAGTGTCGGTGGGGATGGTACTTTGTTAAGCACATTTCACGCCTATGCAGCGCATTTGGATACGGTGAAATTTCTAGCGCTTCATACTGGACACTTAGGTTTTTATTCTGATTGGACTGATCAAGAGATCGATGAATTAGTTGATTGTATTGTCAAATGTCAGGAAAATATCCCGTCAACCAGCTATCCTCTTTTGGATATTAAAGTTGATCGCGAAGAAGGTGAAAGTTTCCATGGAATTGCGATCAATGAAACTGTCGTTAGACGATTGTCTGCTTTAACAATGAAGACAAGAGTTAATTTGGATGGTGAATTCTTTGAGAACTTTCGTGGAGATGGACTTTGTTTTTCCACACCAACTGGATCAACTGCCTATTCAAAGGCGATTGGTGGTGCTTTGATACATCCCAAGATTAGTGTGTATCAAATGGTTGAAATTGCTTCTATAAATAATCGAGTATATAGAACTATTTCATCACCGATTATTATTCCACATAATCAACAAGTCGATCTTTATCCACATCGTGCTGATGATTATGTTATTACTTGTGATGGAATATCGACTAAATTGAAGAATGTTAAGAAAATATCAATCAAATTGAATTCTCAAAGAGCACAGTTTGCCCAATACCGTCATCGTCATTTCTGGACTAGAGTCGAGACTGCCTTCCTAGGTCAAGATGGCGAACAATAG
- a CDS encoding competence protein CoiA family protein, protein MYAAFNQNKKLVNAIESNFEDQYFCANCNRPVKLIRNDNNSFFRHENACNNEENERSIHKKGKKLIVDALKIIGYKDITLEHYLKTIKQRPDIMIDQRIVIEYQCAKINIDKLMNRVESYHALGITNIWILGGEYLSNKLYRVHMKFISYNLNWGFYLLMLDSEHDQISLFYGIRFFGPFNKVQYKRKIFLIEDILELLEFKPKLSPVEGIEIDHYQLRKIRKLTGKGINRFKADYYNQNNETVENFLKGKRFGVMKPIYQNHQWRISCGECEQYLKQPFLCTKKEDN, encoded by the coding sequence ATGTATGCAGCTTTTAATCAAAACAAGAAGTTAGTCAATGCTATTGAAAGTAACTTTGAGGACCAATATTTCTGTGCAAATTGCAATCGACCTGTAAAGTTGATTCGAAATGATAATAACTCTTTTTTCCGACATGAAAATGCTTGTAATAATGAAGAAAATGAAAGAAGTATTCACAAAAAAGGTAAGAAATTAATTGTTGATGCTTTAAAAATCATTGGATATAAAGATATAACTTTGGAGCATTACTTAAAAACAATAAAGCAAAGACCTGATATTATGATTGATCAAAGAATAGTTATAGAATATCAGTGTGCAAAGATTAATATTGATAAATTAATGAATCGTGTTGAAAGCTATCATGCATTGGGTATTACGAATATTTGGATATTAGGTGGAGAATATTTATCAAATAAATTATATAGAGTACATATGAAATTTATATCGTATAATTTGAATTGGGGTTTCTATTTATTGATGTTGGATTCAGAACATGACCAGATTAGTCTGTTCTATGGAATAAGATTCTTTGGCCCATTTAATAAAGTTCAGTATAAAAGAAAAATATTTTTGATAGAGGATATTTTGGAGTTATTGGAATTTAAACCTAAATTATCTCCAGTAGAAGGAATAGAAATAGACCATTACCAGTTGCGAAAGATCAGAAAGTTAACGGGTAAAGGAATCAACCGATTTAAAGCTGATTATTATAATCAGAATAACGAAACTGTTGAGAATTTTTTGAAGGGTAAAAGGTTTGGAGTTATGAAGCCTATTTATCAAAACCACCAGTGGAGGATTTCTTGTGGTGAGTGCGAACAATATTTGAAACAACCGTTTTTGTGCACAAAAAAAGAAGATAATTAA
- a CDS encoding SDR family NAD(P)-dependent oxidoreductase: MGLFEELDSKVVLVTGGNQGIGESVVDTFLNENSIVICADLAIHESKLEKKSDQLYKIHLDVSDEDSVKNLTAQLIANNLIPNVAINVAGISTMNYLIESKTSDFDKTIAVNTRGTYLITKYIVKEMVKLNRPGKVVLIASQAGKNGYRAMSAYVASKHAVLGLTKTLAIEVAHNQINVNAVCPGIVETPMKHRERNDGAVIRGLTSDDIEKEDNSQVPLGRTAKPQDVANVVLFLSSHLSDYMTGQGVNVTGGMTMN, from the coding sequence ATGGGATTGTTTGAAGAATTAGATAGTAAAGTGGTATTAGTTACTGGGGGAAATCAAGGAATCGGGGAATCCGTTGTAGATACCTTTTTGAATGAAAACTCCATTGTTATATGTGCTGATTTGGCAATTCATGAAAGTAAGTTAGAGAAGAAGTCAGACCAGTTATACAAGATCCACTTGGATGTCAGTGATGAAGACAGCGTCAAAAATCTTACAGCTCAACTTATCGCCAATAATTTGATTCCTAATGTAGCCATCAATGTGGCAGGGATTTCAACAATGAATTATTTGATTGAGAGTAAGACAAGTGACTTTGACAAAACAATCGCAGTCAATACACGTGGAACATACTTGATAACAAAGTATATCGTCAAAGAAATGGTCAAGCTGAATCGACCAGGTAAAGTTGTTCTAATAGCTTCCCAAGCAGGTAAAAATGGTTACCGTGCAATGTCTGCCTATGTGGCATCAAAACATGCCGTATTAGGATTGACAAAGACCTTAGCAATCGAAGTTGCTCATAATCAGATCAACGTTAACGCCGTTTGTCCCGGTATAGTTGAAACTCCTATGAAACATCGTGAAAGAAATGACGGTGCAGTTATTCGAGGATTGACATCTGATGACATAGAAAAAGAAGATAATAGCCAAGTTCCATTAGGAAGAACAGCAAAACCACAAGACGTCGCTAACGTAGTGTTGTTCCTATCTAGCCATTTGTCAGATTATATGACTGGGCAGGGAGTTAATGTTACTGGCGGAATGACAATGAATTAG
- a CDS encoding undecaprenyl-diphosphate phosphatase, protein MFIEIIKTIILGIIEGFTEFLPISSTGHLYLADEFVKLNESSAFIHMFMVVIQFGAILAVILIYFHKLNPFSPKKNGHQKRLTWDIWFKVLVAIIPSVVIGLPLNDWMDKNLTSWQVIAATLLIYGILFIIVENYFKDKQPQVTDLDNLSYGTAFKIGLFQVLSLVPGTSRSGATILGGISIGTSRFVATEFSFFLAIPTMFGASLLKIVKYFASGNTFTADELTILLVGTFVSFVVAYASIKFLLNYIRSNDFKAFGWYRIILAILVIIYFGFVKGMIA, encoded by the coding sequence ATGTTCATCGAAATTATAAAGACTATCATTCTTGGTATAATTGAAGGTTTTACTGAGTTCCTACCTATCAGTTCAACTGGACATTTGTATCTAGCTGACGAATTCGTCAAACTAAATGAATCATCGGCCTTCATTCACATGTTTATGGTTGTTATTCAATTTGGAGCGATACTGGCAGTTATCTTGATTTATTTTCACAAATTGAATCCATTCTCACCTAAGAAAAACGGTCATCAGAAACGTTTGACTTGGGACATTTGGTTCAAGGTCCTAGTAGCAATTATCCCATCAGTCGTAATTGGACTTCCATTGAATGACTGGATGGATAAGAACTTAACTAGTTGGCAAGTTATCGCAGCCACATTACTAATTTATGGTATTTTATTCATTATCGTTGAGAATTACTTTAAGGATAAACAACCACAAGTTACTGACTTGGATAATTTATCATATGGAACAGCTTTTAAAATCGGACTATTCCAAGTATTGTCACTAGTTCCTGGTACTTCACGTTCTGGTGCAACCATCTTAGGTGGTATCTCCATTGGTACTTCTAGATTTGTTGCCACAGAATTTTCATTTTTCTTGGCCATTCCCACAATGTTTGGTGCTAGTTTATTGAAAATCGTTAAGTACTTTGCAAGTGGTAACACATTTACCGCCGATGAATTGACTATTTTATTAGTCGGTACATTCGTATCATTCGTTGTTGCATATGCTTCAATCAAGTTCTTATTGAACTATATTAGAAGCAATGACTTCAAGGCATTTGGTTGGTATAGAATTATTTTAGCAATTCTTGTAATTATATACTTTGGATTCGTCAAAGGTATGATTGCGTAA